A genomic window from Desulfobacteraceae bacterium includes:
- a CDS encoding DUF5132 domain-containing protein: MTKAVIKGGLLAYEGAKVSIAETKETFEDIAAEAKAEIAHGGEGK; the protein is encoded by the coding sequence TTGACCAAGGCGGTCATCAAGGGCGGCCTGCTGGCCTACGAGGGCGCCAAGGTTTCCATCGCCGAGACCAAAGAGACCTTCGAGGACATCGCGGCCGAAGCCAAGGCCGAGATCGCCCACGGCGGTGAGGGAAAATAA